One Catenulispora sp. EB89 genomic window, TGCTGCTTTTTCAGACCATTGATGTACAGCGAGATGGTCTGAGCCGAGCCGGTGGTGTTGGCGTACCGAACGGTGACCGCATCCGTTCCGGCAGAGGGAAGGAACGCGTCGATGACCGTACGCGCGCCCTGCGTCGTGAAGCCGGTCAGATAGCCGGATCCGTTGTAACCGGCGATGGACGTCGCGACACTCGGCCCGCCGGAGAAGAAGGCCGTCTCCGCCTCATACGGCTGGCCCGAAGGCGGCGGCGGGGACGACGAGCTCGAGCTCGGGCTGCTCGTCGGCGTCGTGATCGGCGCGACCACGATGTTGTCGAGGTTGACGTTCCCCAGGTCGGTGCTGTCGAACTTGTACGAAATCGTGTTGCTGCCGGCGTTCAGCGAGATGGCTTCGGTCTCCGTGGTCCAGGTGTTCCAGTCGGCGGTCGCCGGCAGCAGGATCTGCTTGAGTTTCGTGCCGTTGACGTAGAGCGAGAGCGACATCTGCGCACCGGTCCCATTGGCGTACCGCAGCGCAGTAGTCGTGGAGCCGGCAGTCGATTCGGAAACGGTGAACGTCGTGTTCGCCGTGCCCTTATCAGTGTCCGTGTATCCGCCGACGAACCCGGTCCCGGTGTAGCCGGTATGGTCGCTGGCGACGACCGCGCCGCCGGACAGCGCAGCGTTCTCAGCCTCGTACTGCCCGGGCGGTGGCGGGGTGACAGGGGCCACCGTGATGTTGTCGAGGTTGACGTTGCCCAGGTCGGTGCTGTCGAACTTGTACGAGATCGAGTCGGTACCGGCGTTCAGCGAGACGGTCTCGGTCTCCGTGGTCCAGGTGTTCCAGTCGGAGGTCGCTGGCAGCAGGATCTGCTTGAGCTTGCTCCCGTTGACGTAGAGCGAGAGCGACATCTGCGCCCCGGTCCCGTTGGCGTACCGCAGCGCGACGGTCTCGTTCCCCGCGCTGCTCGCCGTGACCGAGAAGGTTGTGTTCGCCGTGCCCTTGTCAGTGTCCGTGTATCCCGCCACGAATCCCGTGCCGGTGTATCCGGTGTGGTCGCTGGCGACGACCGCGCCGCCGGACAGCGCAGCGTTCTCTGCTTCATAGGTGGTGCCGGCCGCCGACGCGGGCTGGGCGATCGTCCAGACCGCGACGGTCGTGCACGCGAGGGTCGCGGCGGCCAGCAGGCCGACGGCGGATCCGCGTTTGGATCGGAGCATTGGTCGTACTCCTTACTCGGGGTGGGAGGGAATCAGTGTGCGTAGATCTCGACCTCGGACAACTGCGCGGCGGGCCAGCCGGTGTTGCCGGTGACGGTCAGCGTCAGCGTGCGCAGGACCGTGGCCGGGACGGCGATCGTGACGGCGTTCCCGGTGGCCGGGTCGAAGGTGTAGGAGGCGGACGCGACCAGTGGCGCCCCGTCGGCCGCGACCGACAGCGTCTCCGTGCGCGCGCCCCAGTTCGGCGGCAGCTTGAGGACGACGCGGTCCACCGACGTGCTCTGCCCGAGGTCGACCGTGACCGTCTGCGGGAACGTGCCGTCCTGGCTCTCGAAGTACGTCCCCGGGTCGCCGTCGGTCAGCTTGTCCGGACCGCACCACGAGCACTGCTGCGAGCTGGAGGTCGCGGTGCGGCCGAGGGCCAGGTCGCCGTTCGGGTCGTAGCCGACGCCCTTGAGCCCCACCACGTATGGACCGGCCGGCGAGGTGCTGTCGATGGTCAGCAGCCCGGTGAAGTTGCCCGACACCGCCGGGTCGAAGCCGACGTGCACGGTGCAGGAGGCACCGACGGCGATGGTGCCGCAGGGGTCGTCGGCGGTGAACCCGGCCGGGGCGGCGATCCGTTGCACGGTGATCGGTTTCGGCCCCGGGTTGGTGATGACTACCGGCTGCGTGCTGCCGGTGTTCAGCGCCTGGAAGCCGAAGTCGACGCCGTCGGCCTTGTCGATGGCCAGCGTGCCGTTCGGCGGAAAGCCGCAGGCCGTCCGGTCCCAGCCGAAGTCCGCGCCGCTCTTCGTGATGGCGAATCCGCTGGCGCAGTCATAGGTTCCGGAGGCGCCCAGACCGAACGCCGCCACGTCCGAGAACGCGGCCGAGCCGGGGGCCTGGAGCTGGACGGCGAACGTCCCGGCCCCGGCGATCGCGACCCGGTCGACCCGGATGCCGGTGATGCTCTTCCCGACGAACTGGATCGCGGCGTAGGAGCTGTCGACGATGGTGTCGTCGTGCACGGAGATCGCGCCGGTCATCGGCGAGTCCGCGGCGTCGAACCAGAGCGCGGCGATCTCGGTCGGGGCGTTGGCGACGAGGTCGCCGGTCCGCAGCAGCAGGTTCCCGGCGATGGTCGTGGTCCCGGCCAGGGGGACGGATCCGAAGCGGTTGCCGACGTGGACGCCGCCGCCCTGGGTCACGGTGTCGGCGGCGAGGTCGTCCTGGACCGCGTTGTCGTGCCCGCCGTAGACCGCGAATCCGTTGGCCAGCTGCGGCTCTACGACGGTGTCGTGGACGAAGGCGTCGTCGTGGTCGGCGTTCTGGTCCGACCACATCGCCATGCCGTCGTCCCCGGTGTTGCGGACGAAGGTGTTCCGCACCGTGACGTGGCTGACGCCGTCGTGCAGGTTCACGCCGTCGGCTGTGGTGTCCTGGATCCGCGAGTCGCTGATCGTCAGGCCGTCGGCCGGGCCGTCGAGCCACATGCCGGCCTTCGTGTGCTGGACCCACAGGTCGTCGACGGTCGAGCCGCCGCCGAGCGAGCCGCCGATGCCGCTGTCGGAGACCGAGTCGTCGCGGATCGTGGTCTCGCCGAAGATCGCGAACCCGGAGAGGTGGACGGCGGTGCTCGGCGTCGGTGCCGCGTTGCCGAACACGCCGACTCCGGCTCCGTGCAGGACCGAGTACCAGGGGCCGGCGCCTTGCACGGTGACGTCGTCCACCGTCAGGTGGCGGGTGACGGTGTAGGTGCCCGGCGGGATCCAGACCGTCTTCTGTTGGGCACTCCCGGCGTCGATGGCGTTCTGGATCGCCTGGCTGGAATCCGCCGCACCGGTGGGGTCGGCGCCGAAGTCGAGCACACTCAACGCCCCAGCGGGGGTTCGGGTTTGTGGTGCGGCGACGTCTTCGAAGTCTGCGACGTCGACCGTCGTGGCTTGCGCGGCGGTGATGCGTACTCGCGTCCCGGCCGGGAGTTCGTGGTTCCCGGCGAATAAGGCGCGGGTGTCGTCGAAGTAGTGGTGTTCGCCGCCGTCGGCCGGGTTCTTGGTGAACGGGTAGTTCCCGTAGAAGTGCGAATACCGGGCCGTCGTGGTCAGCGGGGCCGTGGTCGCGAGGGATCTGCCGTCGGCGGTGAGTCGCAGCGCTGAATCGGCCGAGCCGTCGGGCACCGAGTACCGGATGTCGACGGCGTTCGCCGGCCGGGTCAGGACGAACTCGACGTACTGGTTCGCCGCCAACTGAACGGCGCGTCGGCCGGTCGCTTCGGCGGCGAGTTGGGTGAACGCCCGGGAAGCCGCGGTGACGACGCCGTTCGTCGAAGCGTTCGCCGCGGAGTACTCGGTGAACGGGACGGCGGCGCCGGGTGCGCCGGAGAACGCGGGCTGCGGCGTCGTCGCGTGGGCGGACGATGCGGTGAAGGCCGTCGTCGAGGCCAAGCAGATCGCAAGTAAAGCAGCCTGCGTCAAGCGGGGTGTAAGGCGGAGCATCGCTCGGTACTCCTTGAAATGAGGCATGGGGGTACCGTCGCGTGACCCATCGCGCTGGTGGCGGGGTTACGACGGTGTTTCGTAGGGCTGGAAGACTGGCGAAACCGTACGACCCCGGAAGGCTGAAGTCCAGAGGGCAGCGCAAAAAACCGCCAGAATCAACGGACAATCTTGCGTCACAGCGCAGATTCTTGACTCAGGGCCGTAGCAACGGTGCGGGCACGCCTGTTTCTCAGGCCACTGCGTCTGCGGTGACCTGCGATGATCTGCGAAGAAGCTACCTGGAGCGCGGCGCCGAGACGGTCAGCGGGACCGCACGACCCCCGTCGAAGCGCGCACGATAAGCTCGGGCTCATAAAGGGTCTCGTCCGGAGGCCCCGCGTGCCCGCCGATCTGCGCCTTCAACGCGTCCACGGCCGCGGCGCCCATCGCCCGCACCGGCTGGCGCACCGTGGTCAGCGGCGGATCGGTGGCGATCATGTAGGGCGAGTCGTCGAAGCCGACCACCGACAGATCCCCGGGAACGCTCAGGCCCTGCCGGTACGCGGCGCGCACGGCGCCGAGCGCCAGCGCGTCGCTGGCGCAGATCAGGGCCGTGGCCCCGGCCTCCAGCGGCCGGGCGGTCGCGGTACGGCCGTCCTCCATCGAGAATCCGGTGTGCGCGACCAATTCCCGCCACGCGCCCGGTTCGCCGCCGGGGGCCGCGCGCCGTTCCCAGTCCGCGACGAAGGCGCCGAGCTTGCGGGCCGAGGGGATGTGGCCGCCGGGGCCCAGCAGCATGCCGATCCGGGTGTGGCCCAGCGCCCGCAGGTGTTCCAGCGCCTGGTCCACCGCCGAGGCGTCGTCGACGGTGATCCGGCGGACGCCGTCGTTGGCGTCGGCCGGGTTGATCAGCACGACCGGGATGCCGCGCTCCTTCAGGGCGCGGCCGTGCTCGGGCCCGGCGTCGGCGTAGGAGGAGCCGATGAACACGATCCCGGCGACCTCGTGGTCCATCAGCAGTTTGATGTAGTTGGCCTCGGACACGCCGTCGGCGGTGCGGGTGCACAGCACCGGCATCAGGCCCTGCTTCACCAGACCCGCCGAGACGGTCTCCACGAACGCCGGGAAGATCGGGTTCTGCAGGTCCGGCACGACCAGGCCGACCAGGCCGGCCCGGTGCCCGCGCAGCTTGGAGGGGCGCTCGTGTCCGAGCACGTCCAGGGCGGTCAGGACGCGTTCCCTGGTCTCCTGGGCTATGGACGGCTGGTCGTTGAGGACGCGGCGCACCGTGGCGAGACTCACGCCAGCGAACGCGGCTACCTCGGTAAGCTTCGTGGCCACGGGCGTCAGCGTACAACCGATCTACGCAAGAAACGACGTGATCTTTGACGAAAATCGTCATCCGCTCCCGACGCGGGCTCCCCGGCCGCCGTCCCGGAGCGGCCCGGTCGACCCCCGCACCACGAGCTCCGGCTCGAACAGCAGCTCCTCCTCGCTCGCCGCCGCCCCCTCGACCTGGTTCAGCAGCAGCGTGACCGCGGCCCGGCCCATCGCCTCGATCGGCTGGCGCACTGTGGTCAGCGGCGGGTCGGTGCAGTTCATGAAACCGGAGTCGTCGAACCCGATCACCGAGACGTCGGCCGGCACGTCCATCCCGGCCCGGCGCACGGCCCGGATCGCGCCGAGGGCCAGGATGTCGCTGCCGCACACCAACCCGGTGACGCCCTCGGCCAGCAGGCGCGCGGCCGCCGCGCGGCCGGCCTCCATCGAGAACTGCGCGTGCGCGACCTCGACCGTCACAGTCCCCGACGACCGCGCCGCCTGGGCGTGCAAGGACGCGACGCGGCGCTGCGAGGGCACGTGGTCCTCCGGGCCGACGACCGCACCCAGCCGGGTGTGCCCCATCGAGACCAGGTGCCCGTAGGACTGCTCGGAGGCGACCTCGTCGTCGGTCGCCACGCAGGGGAAGCCGAGATGGCCGACGGCCGCGTTGAACAGCACCACCGGCACGCCGCGCTCCCGCAGCCGTTCGTAGTGCTCGTGCGGCGCGTCCGCCTCGGCGTAGTGCCCGCCGCAGAAGACGACGCCGGACACCTGCTGGTCCAGCAGCATGTCGACGTAGTAGGCCTCGGACAAGCCGCCGGTCGTGCGCGTGCACAGCACCGGCGTGAAGCCGCGCTGCGCGAGAGCGCCGCCGACCACCTCGGCCAGCGCCGGGAAGATCGGGTTCTGGAGCTCCGGGAGCACCAGGCCGATCAGCCGCGCGCGCTCGCCGCGCAGCTGGGTGGGGCGCTCGTAGCCGAGCACGTCGAGGGCGGTCAGCACGGCTTCGCGGGTCGCCTCGGCCACGCCGGGCCGGTTGTTGAGAACCCGGCTCACGGTCGCCTCGCTCACGCCGACCTTCTTCGCGACTTCGGCAAGGCGGCGGGCTGGTGGGGGAGTCATGGTCGCAACGATACGACAGGTGCCCGCAAGGGTTTGCGGGAAGCCGTTCATTTTGTGAGCGCGGCAGTGCGATGGCGCACGCCGTCCACGGCCGGGCCGCATGATCTTTTTCGGGATCCCGGAACCGTCGCGCGGGATCCGGCGCGTTCCGTCAACCTGGCGCAGGTCGGGACTTCCGGGCGGTATGCACCGATTCGCCCATCAAGGCCGTGATGAAGTC contains:
- a CDS encoding glycosyl hydrolase family 28-related protein, with translation MASTTAFTASSAHATTPQPAFSGAPGAAVPFTEYSAANASTNGVVTAASRAFTQLAAEATGRRAVQLAANQYVEFVLTRPANAVDIRYSVPDGSADSALRLTADGRSLATTAPLTTTARYSHFYGNYPFTKNPADGGEHHYFDDTRALFAGNHELPAGTRVRITAAQATTVDVADFEDVAAPQTRTPAGALSVLDFGADPTGAADSSQAIQNAIDAGSAQQKTVWIPPGTYTVTRHLTVDDVTVQGAGPWYSVLHGAGVGVFGNAAPTPSTAVHLSGFAIFGETTIRDDSVSDSGIGGSLGGGSTVDDLWVQHTKAGMWLDGPADGLTISDSRIQDTTADGVNLHDGVSHVTVRNTFVRNTGDDGMAMWSDQNADHDDAFVHDTVVEPQLANGFAVYGGHDNAVQDDLAADTVTQGGGVHVGNRFGSVPLAGTTTIAGNLLLRTGDLVANAPTEIAALWFDAADSPMTGAISVHDDTIVDSSYAAIQFVGKSITGIRVDRVAIAGAGTFAVQLQAPGSAAFSDVAAFGLGASGTYDCASGFAITKSGADFGWDRTACGFPPNGTLAIDKADGVDFGFQALNTGSTQPVVITNPGPKPITVQRIAAPAGFTADDPCGTIAVGASCTVHVGFDPAVSGNFTGLLTIDSTSPAGPYVVGLKGVGYDPNGDLALGRTATSSSQQCSWCGPDKLTDGDPGTYFESQDGTFPQTVTVDLGQSTSVDRVVLKLPPNWGARTETLSVAADGAPLVASASYTFDPATGNAVTIAVPATVLRTLTLTVTGNTGWPAAQLSEVEIYAH
- a CDS encoding LacI family DNA-binding transcriptional regulator, which encodes MATKLTEVAAFAGVSLATVRRVLNDQPSIAQETRERVLTALDVLGHERPSKLRGHRAGLVGLVVPDLQNPIFPAFVETVSAGLVKQGLMPVLCTRTADGVSEANYIKLLMDHEVAGIVFIGSSYADAGPEHGRALKERGIPVVLINPADANDGVRRITVDDASAVDQALEHLRALGHTRIGMLLGPGGHIPSARKLGAFVADWERRAAPGGEPGAWRELVAHTGFSMEDGRTATARPLEAGATALICASDALALGAVRAAYRQGLSVPGDLSVVGFDDSPYMIATDPPLTTVRQPVRAMGAAAVDALKAQIGGHAGPPDETLYEPELIVRASTGVVRSR
- a CDS encoding LacI family DNA-binding transcriptional regulator, with translation MTPPPARRLAEVAKKVGVSEATVSRVLNNRPGVAEATREAVLTALDVLGYERPTQLRGERARLIGLVLPELQNPIFPALAEVVGGALAQRGFTPVLCTRTTGGLSEAYYVDMLLDQQVSGVVFCGGHYAEADAPHEHYERLRERGVPVVLFNAAVGHLGFPCVATDDEVASEQSYGHLVSMGHTRLGAVVGPEDHVPSQRRVASLHAQAARSSGTVTVEVAHAQFSMEAGRAAAARLLAEGVTGLVCGSDILALGAIRAVRRAGMDVPADVSVIGFDDSGFMNCTDPPLTTVRQPIEAMGRAAVTLLLNQVEGAAASEEELLFEPELVVRGSTGPLRDGGRGARVGSG